One segment of Longimicrobium sp. DNA contains the following:
- a CDS encoding PDZ domain-containing protein, with amino-acid sequence MRISIAAAAVAIAFAHPARAQQPTPAPTATAADSQGVRNPRPAGTLGLALRIFPNARPFVAVVSPESPAAAAGFMVDDVVLSIDGRDSLERPLFPGLAPGRAYTVRVKRGDEERELRIVAAAPAAAP; translated from the coding sequence GTGAGAATCAGCATCGCCGCAGCCGCGGTGGCCATCGCGTTCGCGCACCCGGCTCGCGCGCAGCAGCCGACGCCGGCGCCGACCGCGACCGCCGCCGACTCGCAGGGGGTCCGGAACCCGCGCCCCGCGGGAACCCTTGGCCTGGCACTTCGCATCTTTCCCAACGCGCGGCCGTTCGTCGCGGTCGTGTCGCCGGAGTCGCCGGCGGCCGCGGCGGGGTTCATGGTGGACGACGTGGTGCTCTCCATCGACGGGCGTGACAGCCTGGAGCGTCCCCTGTTTCCTGGGCTGGCGCCGGGGCGCGCCTACACCGTCCGCGTGAAGCGCGGGGACGAGGAGCGCGAGCTGCGGATCGTGGCCGCGGCGCCTGCCGCCGCGCCGTAA
- a CDS encoding bifunctional diguanylate cyclase/phosphodiesterase, whose translation MRTPPSVSDAASGAGAETLRGLAANAVARLNLGAAAVLLEGAGHPPVHTAGAPEHQQALLAAILHLGPPLRDARNAGETRTFRALSAGDPSLVFGPSLALVPLATPGEAPAGSLVALNVRPWSAGEVAALECMAAGAMAEIRAEAADEALRAAQARLELLERALAAVDRGLTITDETGAIVYTNPAEAQMHGYRLDEMYGLPARALAPPELWSAQGGVPARPVRRWVRERINVRRDGTRFPVRLWSDIVAADDERPMGLVTWCEDLSGREEPAAPSSDVDLDALTRLPDRAAFLRALQQACEARGQRGAEFAVLFVDLDRFKTVNDRLGHAAGDALLAVVGERLAASIRPSDMVARIGGDEFAALLHGVEREQDALAVVQRIQRLLAAPVTIEDVEMRCSASIGVALGACAETPEGVLAMADRAMYRAKTLGAGHHGFSEPGVMAHEEALLEVEKDLLRAIDRDELTLHFQPIVCLADGRVEGLEALVRWNHPQRGLLGPQAFLPVAEETGKIVDLDRWVLAAAARQLKTWTDHPLLGALPVSVNFSGRHVVHPRAVQDVEDVLARFGVDTRRLMIEVTETSFMEDFQTAASVLATLRELGVRICLDDFGTGYSSLAYLRQFGFDRLKIDRSFVQRIGESAADQAIVRSIVGLADALELAVTAEGVETAAQHDAVHRLGCRHAQGFLFARPMAVDALEGWLAAPR comes from the coding sequence ATGCGCACTCCTCCGTCCGTATCCGATGCCGCCTCCGGGGCTGGCGCCGAGACCCTGCGCGGCCTGGCCGCGAACGCCGTCGCCCGGCTGAACCTGGGTGCCGCCGCCGTGCTGCTGGAGGGCGCCGGCCATCCCCCCGTGCACACCGCCGGCGCGCCGGAGCACCAGCAGGCGCTGCTGGCCGCCATCCTTCACCTGGGCCCGCCGCTGCGCGACGCACGGAACGCGGGCGAAACCCGCACCTTCCGCGCGCTCTCCGCCGGCGATCCGTCCCTCGTCTTCGGCCCCTCGCTCGCCCTCGTGCCGCTTGCCACTCCGGGCGAGGCGCCCGCCGGCTCGCTGGTGGCCCTCAACGTCCGGCCCTGGTCCGCCGGCGAGGTCGCCGCGCTGGAGTGCATGGCCGCGGGGGCGATGGCCGAGATCCGCGCGGAGGCCGCGGACGAGGCGCTGCGCGCGGCCCAGGCCCGGCTGGAGCTGCTGGAACGGGCGCTCGCGGCGGTGGATCGCGGGCTGACCATCACCGACGAGACGGGGGCCATCGTCTACACCAATCCCGCCGAGGCCCAGATGCACGGCTACCGGCTGGACGAGATGTACGGCCTTCCCGCCCGCGCGCTGGCGCCGCCCGAGCTGTGGAGCGCGCAGGGCGGCGTGCCTGCGCGCCCCGTGCGCCGCTGGGTGCGCGAGCGGATCAACGTGCGCCGCGACGGCACCCGCTTTCCCGTGCGCCTGTGGTCCGACATCGTAGCGGCGGACGACGAGCGGCCGATGGGGCTGGTGACGTGGTGCGAGGACCTGAGCGGGCGCGAGGAGCCCGCTGCCCCTTCGAGCGACGTGGACCTCGACGCGCTGACGCGCCTGCCCGACCGCGCCGCCTTTCTGCGCGCGCTGCAGCAGGCGTGCGAGGCCCGCGGCCAGCGTGGGGCCGAGTTCGCGGTGCTGTTCGTGGACCTGGACCGCTTCAAGACGGTGAACGACCGCCTGGGCCACGCCGCGGGCGACGCGCTGCTGGCCGTGGTGGGCGAGCGCCTGGCCGCCTCCATCCGCCCCAGCGACATGGTGGCGCGCATCGGCGGCGACGAGTTCGCCGCGCTGCTGCACGGGGTGGAGCGCGAGCAGGACGCGCTCGCCGTCGTTCAGCGCATCCAGCGGCTGCTCGCGGCGCCGGTGACCATCGAGGACGTGGAGATGCGCTGCTCGGCCAGCATCGGCGTGGCGCTGGGGGCGTGCGCGGAGACGCCGGAGGGGGTGCTGGCGATGGCGGACCGCGCCATGTACCGCGCCAAGACGCTGGGCGCCGGGCACCACGGCTTTTCCGAGCCGGGGGTGATGGCGCACGAAGAGGCCCTGCTGGAGGTGGAGAAGGATCTTCTGCGCGCCATCGACCGCGACGAGCTGACGCTTCACTTTCAGCCCATCGTGTGCCTGGCAGACGGGCGGGTGGAGGGGCTGGAGGCGCTGGTGCGGTGGAACCACCCGCAGCGCGGGCTGCTGGGGCCGCAGGCGTTCCTTCCCGTGGCGGAAGAAACGGGGAAGATCGTAGACCTGGACCGCTGGGTGCTGGCCGCGGCGGCGCGGCAGCTGAAGACGTGGACGGACCACCCGCTGCTGGGCGCCCTGCCCGTGAGCGTGAACTTCTCCGGCCGCCACGTGGTGCATCCGCGAGCCGTGCAGGACGTGGAAGACGTGCTGGCCCGCTTCGGGGTAGATACGCGCCGGCTGATGATCGAGGTGACCGAGACTTCGTTCATGGAAGACTTTCAGACCGCCGCCTCCGTGCTGGCCACGCTGCGCGAGCTGGGGGTGCGCATCTGCCTGGACGACTTCGGCACCGGCTACTCGTCTCTCGCCTACCTGCGCCAGTTCGGCTTCGACCGCCTGAAGATCGACCGCTCCTTCGTGCAGCGCATCGGCGAGAGCGCGGCG